From a region of the Mercurialis annua linkage group LG1-X, ddMerAnnu1.2, whole genome shotgun sequence genome:
- the LOC126665025 gene encoding protein SLE1, translating to MASGQERADLDEKARRGETVVPGGTGGKSLEAQEHLAEGRSRGGQTRREQLGTEGYKELGHKGGETRRDQIGIEGYQEMGRKGGLSTMEKSGGERAEEEGVDIDESKYKTRSSA from the exons ATGGCGTCAGGTCAAGAACGAGCCGATCTCGACGAGAAGGCTAGACGAGGAGAGACAGTTGTTCCTGGTGGAACTGGTGGTAAGAGTCTTGAAGCCCAAGAGCATCTTGCTGAAG GCCGGAGCCGTGGCGGACAGACGAGGAGGGAGCAGCTAGGGACTGAAGGGTACAAGGAGCTTGGCCATAAAGGAGGTGAGACTCGAAGGGATCAGATAGGGATTGAAGGGTATCAGGAGATGGGCCGTAAAGGCGGACTCAGTACTATGGAGAAGTCTGGTGGAGAACGAGCTGAGGAGGAAGGGGTTGACATTGACGAGTCAAAATACAAGACTCGGAGCTCAGCCTAG
- the LOC126665367 gene encoding em-like protein GEA6, whose amino-acid sequence MATDQERAQLNERAKRGETVVPGGTGGLSLEAQEHLAEGRSRGGQTRKEQLGSEGYQEMGRKGGLSTTEKSGGERAAEEGVEIDESKYKTQG is encoded by the exons ATGGCTACTGATCAAGAACGAGCTCAGCTTAACGAAAGGGCTAAACGAGGAGAGACTGTTGTTCCTGGAGGAACTGGTGGTTTGAGTCTTGAAGCCCAAGAGCACCTTGCTGAAG GCCGGAGCCGCGGCGGGCAGACACGAAAGGAGCAGCTGGGGAGCGAAGGGTATCAGGAGATGGGTCGCAAAGGTGGACTCAGTACTACTGAGAAATCTGGTGGAGAACGTGCTGCTGAAGAAGGAGTTGAAATTGACGAGTCCAAGTATAAAACTCAGGGCTAG